In Hyperolius riggenbachi isolate aHypRig1 chromosome 1, aHypRig1.pri, whole genome shotgun sequence, the genomic window agaagcagtgcatatttatgaggttaatgagccgggcagcggaggaggagagttcagtccagagcggcacacagcttctccaatcgctggatACCGATGGTATGaccgcagcggtaggcggagctgtactagAGCGTACAGCTCCACCTTCTGCCTCCGTCATTCCATTgctatccagcgattggagaagctgTGTGCCGCTCAGTACTGAACTCTCCACCCCCGCTGCCCGACTCATTAACAtcaataaatatgcactgcttctgtggCTCGGCACAGCGGCTGCGGTAGGCGCGGATCATGGGCATGCGGGCAAGCACTAAAGACCGAAAACCGCTGGATCCAGACGATCCCAAAATCGTCTTCacaggaaccgcggtttcggtttaaaaccgagaaatcgtgcagccctactagtcactgcatacctgttcagtgcacctgtgtgacagcatgcagtgttatattatatagcagtcactgcatacctgttcacggtacctgtgtgtgtgactgctgcatatttgtaatactagtcactgcatacctgttcaccgtacctgtgtgtgtgtcacagctgcacatttttaatactagtcactgcatacctgttcactgcacctgtgtgactgcacattgtattagtcaagtcagtgcatacttttcacttcctCCTCCCAatttgggcaaaacaggcagaggcaggccacccagcaggtctgatcgaggtcgtgctgtcgtgatttcgtgccatcaacccccaagattgtcaggacttagttgactatttaacacagaacacctcagcttcctcagcttccgcacggaactgtgacatatcttccccctcctgctctgattctggcaccccacttaacactcagtcggccgccaccaccaaagtgctatcatcccagggctctgcggtgtctgcctcagatgagagcaatgccatctgtactctctgccaccaaaaattgagccatggaaaggccaagacCCGTGTAGAGACTtcttccttatgaaggcacatgatgacaaagcacaaactgcaatgggatgaccacctgagaaaaagcagcacacaaaagcaaagccacacacagcagtggaagataccaggccgcaatcatttctcaaaaaaggcaatacccaaactgtaccgtgatgttgaaaggcaagtggtgtcatctctggcacacagcgttgggtcaagggtccatctgaccacagatgcctggtctgcaaagcatggtcaggcctgcccgaagactaagtcagtccccacacacagcatctctgcgtgcatgctgtgtgactgcctgcccctaaactaagtcgctccccacacagcatctctgcccgcaggccaattgactgccttctccgccaccaccaacaacagggtccagcatatctcccaactgtccctcttttggagggacagtccctctttgggaaccctgtccctctgtccctctttctccctcatttgtccctctttcaggactgatgtagagatctatataaatatatttatttttcgacagaaaaaatgtttgattgactctaaactttattcccatcttttaaattgatatattttttattttcaaatgttaattatggaagaaaatgaaccaggatagaaaggaccagtgtggtttgaatgataaaacaacatatttttcttatgaaatctttatagtatgcgtgactagggttgtgtttggggcgtggttaaaggtgtggcttaagtgtccctctttctgatctcaaaaaagttgggagggggtccaggactccaggtggattcctgaatttctaaggccgctgctagcagtggctgctataataatttttctggtgcgtgtacatgcctgcctaatttttctggtgcactgcgactgcaacaacaaaacaaaaggcatgtacatgtgtcaattccccttcgtgatcgttaccttgccgcggtgaaggggcttgcgtatcacaatgaagcaatgaccgccggctatatgagtgtgtccggggggggggggggggggagagggcacacctgacccaagataataaggtcgttgcttcattgtggacagaccaaattcgatcatcattgagctacctcagcccggcgaccatatcggcttgaaaaccgccatggcctgcactctcgccatggggcGCACCATCCAGcaaggctgtcactacacaaacagctgtttgcggtgcgttacacagtgagtttggtgtgtcagtgtgaagcagtacgctacttacactccctgattgatgtatacacatgcaagatgttttaaagcacgttaggcctccaatttagcattcaatgtgatttctgcccttaaaacgctgctttgcgtcacatccagatttttccccgggacttttggcatgtatctcactccgccatgcccccctccaggtgttagaccccttgaaacatgttttccatcacttttgtggccagcataaatgtttctagttttcaaagttcgcatccccattgaagtctattgcggtttgcgaagttcgcaggttcgcaaacttttgcggaagttcacattcgaggttcgcgaacctaaaatcagaggttcgagccaactgtccctcttttggagaggCAGTCCCTCTtcaggagccctgtccctctgtccctctttcctcctcatttatccctctttcagaactcatgtacagatctttgtaaatatatgtgtctaATTGACTGacttttattcccatcctttaaattgatatatttcttattttcaaatgttactatgaaggaaaatgaaccaggatagaaaggaccagtatggtctgaattataaaacaacatatttttcttatgaaatctttatggcgtgtgtgactaggggtgtgctgggggtgtgattaggggtgtggcataaGTGTCCatcttttttatctcaaaaacttgggaggtatgcatattaatgttttatttaaGAAAGCATTATACAGAAGATATTACCAACAACAAACCGATAATACCAACATTAGGTAGAGATCAATGATGTGCACAAATTACCAATGATAGACAATAAATGATAGACAAATATCAATAACTGCTTCATTCAGCTGTAAAGCAAGTATTGGCAAGCTAAACTTTCAGCACTATACCTTTTATCAGCAACATCTCCTTGGTCAAATAAAAATGCTTTTTCAAGTCATTAGGCTGAATTTGACTTTTTGTTTGACTACCTAATTGGCATAAATGCTGTTGTCATGAAAAACAGAACGGTActtcagacttaaagagactctgtaacaaaaattgcatcctgttttttatcatcctacaagttccaaaagctattctaatctgttctggcttactgcagcactttctactatcaccatctctgtaataaatcaacttatctctctcttgtcagcggcggccattacggtcactcgtgtgcctgcattagtgagagtagggcgagctgctgcacactctctctcatagggaaagattagttaggcttagcttgtccctggctgcatacctgttctgtgaacccaccactgcatacctgttctgtgaacccaccactgcatacctgtactgtgaacccaccactgcatacctgttctgtgaacccaccactgcatacctgttctgtgaacccaccactgcatacctgttctgtgaacccaccactgcatacctgttctgtgaacccaccactgcatacctgttcagtgaacccgccactgcatacctgtactgtgaacccaccactgcatacctgtactgtgaacccaccactgcatacctgttctgtgaacccaccactgcatacctgtactgtgaacccaccactgcatacctgttctgtgaacccaccactgcatacctgtactgtgaacccaccactgcatacctgttctgtgaacccaccactgcatacctgttctgtgaacccaccactgcatacctgtactgtgaacccaccactgcatacctgttctgtgaacccaccactgcatacctgtactgtgaacccaccactgcatacctgttcagtgaacctgccactgcatacctgttctgtgaacccaccactgcatacctgttcagtgaacccaccactgcatacctgtactgtgaacccaccactgcatacctgtactgtgaacccaccactgcatacctgttcagtgaacccaccactgcatacctgttctgtgaacccaccactgcatacctgttctgtgaacccaccactgcatacctgttcagtgaacccgccactgcatacctgtactgtgaacccaccactgcatacctgtactgtgaacccaccactgcatacctgttctgtgaacccaccactgcatacctgtactgtgaacccaccactgcatacctgttctgtgaacttaccactgcatacatgtactgtgaacccaccactgcatacctgttctgtgaacccaccactgcatacctgttctgtgaacccaccactgcatacctgtactgtgaacccaccactgcatacctgttctgtgaacccaccactgcatacctgtactgtgaacccaccactgcatacctgttcagtgaacctgccactgcatacctgttctgttcagttacccgccactgcatacctgttctgttcagtgaacccgccactgtatacctgttctgttcagtgaacccgccactgcatacctgttctgttcagtgaacccgccactgcatacctgttctgttcagtgaacccgccactgcatacctgttctgtgaacccaccactgcatacctgtactgtgaacccaccactgcatacctgttctgtgaacccaccactgcatacctgtactgtgaacccaccactgcatacctgttctgtgaacccaccactgcatacctgtactgtgaacccaccactgcatacctgttctgtgaacccaccactgcatacctgttctgtgaacccaccactgcatacctgtactgtgaacccaccactgcatacctgttctgtgaaccgaccactgcatacctgttctgtgaacccaccactgcatacctgtactgtgaacccaccactgcatacctgttctgtgaacccaccactgcatacctgtactgtgaacccaccactgcacacctgttcagtgaacctgccactgcatacctgttctgttcagtgaacccgccactgcatacctgttctgttcagtgaacccgccactgtatacctgttctgttcagtgaacccgccactgcatacctgttctgttcagtgaacccgccactgcatacctgttctgttcagtgaacccgccactgcatacctgttctgtgaacccaccactgcatacctgtactgtgaacccaccactgcatacctgttctgtgaacccaccactgcatacctgtactgtgaacccaccactgcatacctgttctgtgaacccaccactgcatacctgttctgtgaacccaccactgcatacctgtactgtgaacccaccactgcatacctgttctgtgaacccaccactgcatacctgtactgtgaacccaccactgcatatctgttcagtgaacctgccactgcatacctgttctgttcagtgaacccgccactgcatacctgttctgttcagtgaacccgccactgtatacctgttctgttcagtgaacccgccactgcatacctgttctgttcagtgaacccgccactgcatacctgttctgttcagtgaacccgccactgcatacctgttctgttcagtgaacccggcactgcatacctgttctgctcagtgaacctgccactgcatacctgttctgttcagtgaacagtttggtgtgtcagtgtgaagcagtaccttaattacactacctgattgatgtatacacatgcaagatgttttaaagcactttaggcctgtcatttagcattcaatatgatttctgcccttaaaacgctgctttgcgtcaaatccagatttttcccggggacttttgccgtgtatcccactccgccatgcccccctccaggtgttagaccccttgaaacatcttttccatcacttttgtggccagcataatttttttttttcaaagttccccattgaagtctgttgcggttcgcgaactttaacgcgaaacgaaccttccgcggaagttcgcgaacccggttcgcgaaccgaaaaatcggaggttcggcccaactctaatcctaGGTGGCGAAATCAAGTTCACAGAGAGCTGGGCATGTTAAGGAGGAGATTACTACTACTAATTCTGACCAATACGGCTGTCACAATCAATCACTCACTTTCTTCCTCCTTTACTCAAAATTCAAGTTCTTGCTTTCATGATCTTGATGCTCCTTCTATAGtagtgtgctgcagttgtggtgcGATTCGGAACAATTGCACCCCACCACAGCCAAAAAGTTGTACGAAGTCGGTATACCTGCAGTGCGACAAAAAAATACTAATTAACACTCGACTTCTGGTGCGCTTCTGGGTGTCACAGAGTAAAGCACTGCAGGTTCTGCGTTACTTCTGCACCGCCCACAGCATCTCTGCGGCATCACATCACACCTCCGGCAGTGGGACGTATCTTATAGACTTTAATGGTCACTGCAACAAActgtataggtagaaaaaaacaaagtcttgtaaaagtaataccttttaatggctaacagataaagttaaataatgcaagctttctgggatctattccccttcttcaggcatatttccagatgttagctgaagtaaaacactgatacaggtaaatggtaaacacgtagatggcagttgtgctggttgctgtttagcagttagatgtcaggtgatcagcaggctggagccagtgagttaatgcaagcaaacatgaaatccagcaggtttctgaagatcatgaagccaagtcaatcatgttacataaggagtcatgaatcccattccacaatttaaaccctctgttaatgtcttaaccacttcccaactgaggggttttaccccctgaccaccagagcaattttcacctttcagcgctccttccattcattcgtctataattttattattacttatcgcaatgaaattaactatatcttgtttttttcgccaccaattaggctttctttaggggggacattatgccaagaataattttattctaaatgtgttttaatgggaaaataggaaaaaatgtgggaaaaaatgtattatttttcagttttcggcctttatagtttttaaataatgcatgctactgtaattaaaacccattaaatgtatatgcctatttatcccggttataaaactgtttaaattatgtccctatcacaatgtttgctgccaatattttaattggaaataaaggtgcatttttttcagttttgcgtccatccctaattacaagcccatagtttataaagtaacagtgttataccctcctgacataaatatttaaaaagttcagtccctaaggtaactatttatgtatttttttaaaattgtaaattttttattttttttaattacaaaaaaaaaaaaaattggggagtgtgggaggtaaggagttaattttttgtgtaaaactagtttatttgtgtgtaaaaatgcttagggtgtagttttactatttggccacaagatggcaacagtaactttttgtttcatgcgacctgcaagcgtccttccggatgcttgcaggaagtagaaagaggctgggaatttgttattgctcacaatgatcgcgctgctcagccgagccggGGCTTAGattaacgaacgggaatggattttcccgttcgttgatctctgggcgagcgggcggcggcgtgtttactagcggcgggcggcgtgtttacgagcgggagcgcggacagcggcgggagtgcgcaaagtacggatttctccgtccctgggggttaaaggatggaaaaagggacggagaaatccatacgggcgggggtaaagtggttaaacatcttcataaatttgtactcagaaatctttcttgcttgttcatttttgaagttgcccttaaagaaaacctgtactgaaaattaaaagtcaaaataaccatacacaagtcatacttacctgctgtgtagtctactcctcaatctccttttcctctcctgcgtcctgtttgtccactgtgatcaatggaattctccgtcctccattttgaaaatggccattacctcataacagcttcctggtcagcacacagttaaactgtaatatcgcccacttgagccatagggaaacatggacacatcagttctcctctcagctgtaactgacagcaactgatatataactgagagcaactgatatatttcagttctgacaaaatgttgtcagaactggaagggattattgtcagaagaaaatggtgagcttcttagaggaactgatggcaaggtaactatgtaatgttcatttgaagttacctcatgtgtttattttaaataattttactcagtacaggttccctttaagaacaagtactttgagatcttgcatgttgtgtcctggttcacagaagtgttggccaacCGGTgtatccattttaccctcattaactagagttgggccgaacctccgattttaggttcgcgaaccgggtttgcgaacttccgcggaaggttcggttcgcgttaaagttcgcgaaccgcaatagacttcaatggggatgcgaactttgaaaaaaaaaaaatgtatgctggccacaaaagtgatggaaaagatgtttcaaggggtctaacacctggaggggggcatggcggagtgggatacacgccaaaagtccccaggaaaaatctggatttgacgcaaagcagcgttttaagggcagaaatcatattgaatgctaaatgacaggcctaaagtgctttaaaacatcttgcatttgtatacatcaatcaggtagtgtaattaaggtactgcttcacactgacacaccaaactgttcactgaacagaacaggtatgcagtggcagccaggttcactgaacagaacaggtatacagtggcgggttcactgaacagaacaggtatgcagtggcaggttcactgaacagaacaggtatgcagtggcgggttcactgaacagaacaggtatacagtggcaggttcactgaacagaacaggtatacagtggcgggttcactgaacagaacaggtatgcagtggcaggttcactgaacagaacaggtatacagtggcgggttcactgaacagtacaggtatgcagtggcaggttcactgaacaggtatgcagtggtgggttcactgaacaggtatgcagtggtgggttcacagaacaggtatgcagtggtgggttcacagtacaggtatgcagtggtgggttcacagaacaggtatgcagtggtgggttcacagaacaggtatgcagccagggacaagctaagcctaactaatctttccctatgagagagagtgtgcagcagctcgtcctactctcactaatgcaggcacacgagtgaccgtaatggtcgccgctgcctaccttttagtaggggggagtggctccaggggctagtgtagcctaattggctacactgggcctgctgactgtgatgtagagggtcaaagttgaccctccatggtgcattatggggcgaaccgaacttccgcaaaggttcgcctgcgggacgcgaacgcgaaccacagaagttcgcatggaaccgttcgcaggcgaaccgttcggcccaactctatcattaaccacttcagcctacagcttcgaaaatcttatgcatccgagcaatgttcacctcccattcattcgctaataactttatcgctacttatcaaaattaattgatctatatctcgttttttccgccactaattaggctttctttaggtagtacattttgctaagagccactttactgtaaatacattttaacaggaagattaagatagaaatggaaaaaaatcattatttctcagtttttggccattatagtttaaaattaatacatgctacagtaattaaaacccatgcattttatgtgcccatttgtcccgcttattacaccatttaaattacatccctatcacaatttatggcgccgatattttatttagaaataaaggtgcattttttcaatttgcgtccatcactatttacaagcttataattttaaaaaaatttaataagatactctcttgacatgtatatttaaaaagttcagacccttaagtaactatttatgtagtttttttttttttaattgtaattttttttttttttttttttaatacaaaactgtatttgggtaattttagtttggggggtaaatagccaattttagatgtaatgtaatgtatttttttattcagtacaggtatgtgggtgcagtttactatttggccacaagatggccacattcaaaaaattcctagatgcgaacgatgtcgcatctaggagctaaaaagaagagaagaagtttcctgggggcagaaataccacgctctctgatgagaaagcgtcggtatttctgccggggatttagatcggtgaatgggaattatattcccattcactgatcgggggggcagcgggaggcagcgggagcgcgcgcaggcgcgcgcccgatcgcgcgcaccacacggctgcagcaccactgcctatctggacggatatatgcgtccagatatggcgaagtggttaattttaacgcggtgatggttcattcttgtgcgcagtttttgccctgtttctcctatatagattcctcttgaggggcatttcatgcaacgtatcatgtatacaacattggatgactcgcaggaaaattggtcttgtatttgatgatatttctgtgagtttggtatttgtatttggcttgtgcacaagatataagtgCAACAAACTGTGGGATTGGCAAAGTATTGTGGTGCAACAAGACGTGGTAAGTATAAAAGGGGCCTTACAGGTGGTATACAGGGTCAGTCCTTCCCTAAGGCCAGGTGAGGTGGTGGTCACAGGCAGTGAGAAAGCTAACACTGGTGTGGCCCAGTATGTGTGTTGAGGGCTCATCTTAAATAGGCAACAGAGCAGATTTATCAGAACCAGCACAAAAAATCGAAAGCAGAACTGGTACAAAAAAGTCCAGATCgaggattctgattggctgctctgagcAACTACTCCACCTCCACACCTGTATTGCACTAGAGTTGCTTCATTTGTACTTGTACTGGTTTGTATTAGTTTTCTCTAGTATTCCAGCGAGACCACCTAAAGTCttgtaatcagggccggatttaggccaaggccacctaggccatggacctaggccatggcctagggcaccacaggaggaagggcaccaaagcagcaggctaaactggtgcagcatttgcaagcttgcaaatgctgaccgcagtactctgctgatagctgcctgtgcagcagccaccttgctctctgtgcacgtttgcattgtggctggtggctatggacttgggcagcattggagacggaaaggaagaggaagcttctgcactggagaagaTCGGAGAAATGAGTGATAACTGATGGCtactgcagtgtgaaggcgagctaactacctatactgaaagatgtggggggtggggtggaaaaagatggattaagggagtcatttggctacctatactggagggaaagggggaggagtcatctggctacatatactagaggaaagggggaggggtcatcaggctacctatactggagggaaaggggaggagtcatttggctacttatattggcgggggtcatcaggctacttatactagagggaaggggtcatctcgttacctatgctgaaggggggtggctggtgacagtggcctagggcggtaaaaagtacaaatccggccctgcttgtaatCAGTATTTACCTGCAGAATGTAGACTAAGAAAACATTTGGATGTCATCACCCACCCTTCAGTTTAAAGCACAGACAAGAATTTCCATGGCTTAAATACTGTAGGTTCCCAGTATCAGTATCCACTTACCTACGGTACTTTAGTGGAACACATTTTTAAGCTCGCTTCAGGCAGGAAACAAAGTTGAGTACCACTTCTGATGGTGTAGCAGATCTACTGTATAGGAGCCATTACTTCTCACTGATCTTCTGTCCTTCTCTTGATCCAGGCATAGCTGGTGCTCTGAACTTCTCCATTAAGGAGCCAGAAGTAACCGTGTATGAAAGAACTTCCATCATATTGCCGGTGGCCTACTACACTGAGGTGGAGCCTGACTGGTTCCAGATCCGCTGGGACATCTACGAAAATTCTACACTGGTCCAGCTGGTTATCTGCACCATACAGGCTGACAATTCCTCCCAGCCACCTGACGAGAAGAGCATCAAGCAATTCCCACCTCAAGGCTACGAGAAGCGGATGACCATCTTCCCCTGGAATGGATCCCTGATGATCCACCACCTGATGATGAAGGACACCGGAACCTACAGAGCCTACTTCTTGGACTCCAAAACGTTTATAGAAACTTATATCAACATCACAGTGATCCCCGTGCCGACACAAGGTAAGGCTGGAGGAATCAGAGCTAGGAAACCACCTCAGCTCTAGAAATTAGAAAAATAATGACACCATTGCCAAAGTCAAACCCATTGTCTTACtctgattagccacagcatgtgctgatctctgctacctccagtatgtgcagtataagctgttactctgtggctgtactgatggtaaactagctgcagtgtgtgctgatctctgttgcctccagtatgtacagtataagctgttactctgtgcctgttctgatagtaaactagctgcagcatgtgtagatctctgctacctccagtgtgtacagaataagttgttactctgtacatgtactgatagtaaactagctgcagtgtgtgctgttctctgctacctccagtatttacagtataatatgttactctgtgcctttactgattgtaaactagctacagtgtgtgctgatctctgccagggccggttctcttatgaagcaaggtgaaaccttTGCATAAGGCAGCAGAGatgacaggggcagcatgtttgtactgtgtttacacttacaacatgcagtcagagtaggaggagaagcaagaggagagctaggtgaagaggtcatcattggggaacagCAGCTTGTTgtcctgtgtgaggagtctgacagcgagtgaggagggggaggaaggaggaacagtgtttcatttgacttaaacAGCAGAAGGTAGGAGGTAGCACCGCTATCctggctgaggaggaatggagtggctgagagtgagcagtttgtcacagactcacagccagccaatttGCTATTgtgttaaagtgactctgtaacaaaaattacaacgttttttctacgatcctacaagttcctaaacctattctaatctgttctggctcactgcagcactttgtactatcacggcctctgtaataaatcaatgtatctttcccgtcagacttgtcggcctgtgtctggaaggctgccaactcttccgtgctggtctgttcctctatgcacacttcagtgtgtgttttatttacataagccagcagcttctctgctatcttatcagtgatagaagagagctggataaaaatcctcctctgtta contains:
- the LOC137545093 gene encoding uncharacterized protein; amino-acid sequence: MGSGLCLSVMCLLTVTGIAGALNFSIKEPEVTVYERTSIILPVAYYTEVEPDWFQIRWDIYENSTLVQLVICTIQADNSSQPPDEKSIKQFPPQGYEKRMTIFPWNGSLMIHHLMMKDTGTYRAYFLDSKTFIETYINITVIPVPTQEPEEVFTTEPETLLRDGRQCICATNSSVDVPTSAWIILSSRLTSVFIALLVILSLHIHNKKIHRQRWLSQFSRYR